In one Spirosoma rigui genomic region, the following are encoded:
- a CDS encoding AraC family transcriptional regulator — protein sequence MKRYILHTPFNIYHFEATTWVHAVHKHTYFEIIFILRGHGIHNINGNTFGYNEGDVFLLGPEDYHDFTIQTLTEFCFIRFQESIHTQSAGDKDNPWQPIIKTLLTTSSQSRGTIVEDKQEKQKLHHLLTVLEEEYKRDQSPYFAIIRDSLLRSMLMILARNLFSHPTSSTRTTDSVEAILMYIRQHIYQPDKLTIDHLADVFHYAPAYISLFFKKQTGESLKQYIIKCKIKLIEARLLYSPLNLAQIADEFGYTDESHLCKQFRKYTGHTPSTFRKRV from the coding sequence ATGAAACGATATATTTTACATACCCCTTTCAACATCTATCACTTTGAAGCGACGACCTGGGTGCACGCGGTCCATAAGCACACCTACTTCGAGATTATTTTTATACTGAGGGGCCACGGCATTCATAATATCAACGGCAATACGTTCGGGTATAACGAGGGGGATGTGTTTCTGCTGGGACCAGAGGATTACCATGATTTCACCATTCAGACGCTAACCGAGTTCTGCTTCATTCGCTTTCAGGAGTCGATCCACACGCAGTCGGCGGGGGACAAGGACAACCCCTGGCAGCCGATTATAAAAACCCTGCTGACAACGTCTTCCCAGAGTCGGGGTACTATCGTGGAAGACAAACAGGAGAAGCAGAAGCTGCACCACCTGCTGACTGTGCTGGAAGAAGAATACAAGCGGGACCAGTCGCCTTATTTTGCCATCATCCGGGATAGTTTGTTGCGCAGTATGCTGATGATTCTGGCCCGAAATCTGTTCAGTCATCCCACGTCCAGTACCCGGACGACCGATTCGGTAGAAGCGATCCTGATGTATATACGGCAGCATATCTACCAGCCCGACAAGCTCACGATTGACCATCTGGCTGACGTGTTTCATTATGCCCCCGCTTATATCAGTCTGTTTTTCAAGAAGCAGACGGGCGAGTCGCTGAAGCAGTACATTATCAAGTGCAAGATCAAACTCATCGAAGCCCGTTTACTGTATAGCCCGTTGAATCTGGCCCAGATTGCGGATGAATTTGGCTACACGGATGAAAGCCACCTGTGTAAACAGTTCAGGAAGTACACGGGGCACACACCCAGTACGTTCCGAAAAAGGGTCTGA